A window of the Sphaerobacter thermophilus DSM 20745 genome harbors these coding sequences:
- a CDS encoding DEAD/DEAH box helicase encodes MEGFADLGLSEPVLKAIDAVGFEEPTPIQREAIPLLLSGRDLIAQAQTGTGKTAAFALPIIERLQPNGRRPQALVLAPTRELAVQVAQTFHQLGRVRDTRVLAVYGGQPIERQLRALRHPVEVVVGTPGRVMDHIRRETLDLSNVSTVVIDEADEMLDMGFIEDVEWILDHVPAERQTALFSATIPDRVAALARRYLRDPARVAVEPERVTVPQIEQTYVEVVQRAKVEALTRILDMETPPSAIIFCRTKRGVDELTQQLQSLGYAAEALHGDLSQVQRDRVMARFRSGQAELLIATDVAARGLDVEGITHVINYDIPGDPESYVHRIGRTGRAGRAGAAITLVTPRERRLLREIERATGVRMTRRGVPTPEEVAARQRELLGESLAEVIEANDLEAAMMVVDELAAYYDPSEIAAAAIRMLMRDRGVAEQEEIPTGGGSTEAGMARLFLNLGRKDGIRPMDVVGAIANEARIPGKSIGQIEIMDRYTFVDVPEQVVDRVIQALGRTQLRGRPVRVEIARPRGAGV; translated from the coding sequence ATGGAGGGATTTGCGGACCTCGGCCTCAGTGAGCCGGTCCTGAAGGCAATTGACGCAGTGGGGTTCGAGGAACCGACCCCGATTCAGCGAGAGGCGATCCCGCTGCTCCTGTCCGGCCGCGATCTGATCGCGCAGGCGCAGACCGGCACCGGGAAGACGGCCGCCTTCGCCCTGCCGATTATCGAGCGGCTCCAGCCCAACGGCCGCCGCCCGCAGGCGCTGGTGCTCGCGCCGACCCGGGAGCTGGCAGTGCAGGTGGCACAGACCTTCCACCAGCTCGGCCGCGTGCGCGACACGCGCGTCCTCGCCGTCTACGGCGGGCAGCCGATCGAGCGCCAGCTCCGCGCCCTGCGCCACCCGGTGGAGGTGGTCGTCGGCACGCCCGGGCGGGTGATGGACCACATCCGCCGCGAGACGCTGGACCTCAGCAACGTGTCAACCGTCGTCATCGACGAGGCCGACGAGATGCTCGATATGGGCTTCATCGAGGATGTCGAGTGGATCCTCGACCATGTCCCGGCCGAGCGGCAGACCGCGCTCTTCTCCGCCACCATCCCGGATCGGGTCGCGGCACTGGCGCGGCGCTACCTGCGTGACCCGGCACGGGTCGCCGTCGAGCCGGAGCGCGTCACCGTTCCCCAGATCGAGCAGACCTACGTCGAGGTCGTGCAGCGGGCGAAGGTCGAGGCCCTCACCCGGATCCTCGACATGGAGACGCCGCCCTCCGCCATCATCTTCTGCCGTACCAAGCGCGGGGTGGATGAACTGACGCAGCAACTCCAGTCGCTCGGCTACGCCGCCGAGGCGCTCCACGGCGACCTGTCGCAGGTCCAGCGGGATCGCGTGATGGCCCGCTTCCGCTCCGGCCAGGCGGAACTCTTGATCGCCACCGACGTGGCCGCCCGCGGGCTCGATGTCGAGGGTATTACCCACGTCATCAACTACGACATCCCCGGCGACCCGGAGAGCTACGTCCACCGTATCGGCCGGACCGGTCGCGCCGGCCGCGCCGGGGCGGCGATCACCCTGGTCACCCCACGGGAGCGGCGGCTGCTGCGGGAGATCGAGCGGGCGACCGGCGTGCGCATGACGCGCCGCGGCGTACCGACGCCGGAGGAGGTCGCTGCCCGCCAGCGTGAGCTGCTGGGCGAGTCGCTGGCGGAGGTCATCGAGGCCAACGACCTCGAGGCTGCCATGATGGTCGTCGACGAACTCGCCGCCTACTACGACCCCTCGGAGATCGCCGCGGCGGCGATCCGGATGCTCATGCGCGATCGTGGCGTGGCCGAGCAGGAGGAGATCCCCACCGGCGGGGGATCGACCGAGGCGGGCATGGCACGGCTCTTCCTCAACCTCGGCCGGAAGGACGGCATCCGGCCGATGGACGTCGTGGGGGCGATCGCCAACGAGGCGCGCATCCCGGGCAAGAGCATCGGTCAGATCGAGAT
- a CDS encoding AMP-binding protein: protein MAGDLHLDSAAHEDAIVWEPSPADLERSRLLRFIREHGLSDYEALLARAVEDPAWYWDAVVRHLELEWYTPYDQVLDLSRGLPWPRWFVNGRYNYVHDAVDKRATGPDRDRIAVVWEGDGGAVRRLTFGELAAETNRLAHALRALGIGKGDRVGIFLPMMPETAIATLACSKIGAVFIPIFSGYGAEAAATRLTDCDARLLITADAFYRRGSVVPLKATADAAADRSPTVERLLVYRHVGADVPWNPERDVWWHEAVADQPDHYDTERTAGDDPYMIIYTSGTTGRPKGAVHTHAGFPIKAAHDLAFCFDLQPDDTLFWITDLGWMMGPWAIEGTLMLGATLLLYEGTPDYPEPDRLWQVVERHGATVLGVSPTAVRALMSRGDEWATRHPMPTLRAFGSTGEPWNPGPWRWLFTVPGQSRRPILNYSGGTEISGGIVGCVTIKPQKPCAFTGPVPGMAADVVDADGRSVRGEVGELVIRGPWVGMTNGFWRDPDRYLATYWSRWPDVWVHGDWAEVDADGFWYILGRSDDTIKVAGKRVGPAEVESAAVAHPAVQEAAAIGVPDPVKGEAVVIFAILRPGYTPGDDLREEIRDVVTQRLGRPLRPADIRFVSDLPRTRNAKIMRRVIRAKYTGQENLGDLSALENPAAVEEIGRVG, encoded by the coding sequence ATGGCCGGCGATCTCCACCTCGACTCCGCGGCACACGAGGACGCTATCGTCTGGGAGCCGTCGCCCGCCGACCTGGAGCGCAGCCGCCTACTGCGCTTCATCCGTGAGCACGGGCTGTCCGACTACGAGGCACTGCTGGCGCGGGCTGTGGAGGACCCTGCCTGGTACTGGGATGCGGTGGTGCGGCACCTCGAGTTGGAGTGGTACACGCCCTACGATCAGGTGCTCGATCTGAGCCGCGGGCTCCCCTGGCCGCGCTGGTTCGTCAACGGCCGGTACAACTACGTGCATGACGCGGTCGACAAGCGTGCGACCGGACCGGATCGCGACCGTATCGCCGTCGTCTGGGAGGGGGACGGCGGGGCGGTCCGGCGCCTCACCTTCGGCGAACTCGCGGCCGAGACGAACCGGCTGGCGCACGCCCTGCGTGCGCTGGGCATCGGCAAGGGGGACCGGGTCGGGATCTTCCTGCCAATGATGCCCGAGACGGCGATCGCTACGCTGGCCTGCAGCAAGATCGGCGCGGTCTTCATCCCGATCTTCTCCGGCTACGGTGCCGAGGCGGCCGCGACACGCCTGACCGACTGCGATGCCCGCCTGCTCATCACCGCCGATGCGTTCTACCGCCGCGGGAGCGTCGTCCCGCTGAAGGCCACGGCCGATGCCGCGGCTGACCGGTCCCCGACCGTCGAGCGCCTGCTGGTCTACCGCCACGTCGGGGCGGATGTCCCCTGGAACCCGGAGCGTGACGTCTGGTGGCATGAGGCGGTCGCAGACCAGCCGGACCACTACGACACCGAGCGGACAGCGGGCGACGACCCGTACATGATCATCTACACCTCGGGCACGACCGGTCGACCGAAGGGCGCGGTGCACACCCACGCCGGGTTCCCGATCAAGGCGGCGCACGACCTCGCCTTCTGCTTCGATCTCCAACCCGACGACACGCTGTTCTGGATCACCGACCTCGGCTGGATGATGGGGCCGTGGGCCATCGAGGGGACGCTAATGCTGGGCGCCACGCTCCTCCTCTACGAAGGCACGCCCGACTACCCCGAGCCGGACCGCCTGTGGCAGGTCGTCGAGCGGCACGGCGCGACCGTGCTCGGCGTCTCGCCGACCGCGGTGCGGGCGCTGATGAGCCGGGGCGACGAGTGGGCCACGCGGCACCCGATGCCGACGCTCCGCGCCTTCGGCTCCACCGGCGAGCCATGGAACCCCGGCCCCTGGCGCTGGCTGTTCACCGTGCCGGGGCAGAGCCGCCGGCCGATCCTGAACTATTCCGGCGGGACCGAGATCTCCGGCGGCATCGTCGGCTGCGTGACGATCAAGCCGCAGAAGCCTTGCGCCTTCACCGGTCCGGTTCCGGGCATGGCGGCCGACGTGGTCGACGCCGATGGGCGGTCGGTGCGCGGCGAGGTGGGGGAGCTGGTCATCCGCGGCCCGTGGGTCGGGATGACCAACGGCTTCTGGCGCGATCCGGACCGCTACCTCGCGACCTACTGGTCACGCTGGCCCGACGTCTGGGTCCACGGCGACTGGGCCGAGGTGGACGCCGACGGCTTCTGGTACATCCTCGGCCGCTCCGACGATACGATCAAGGTAGCAGGCAAGCGGGTCGGACCGGCGGAAGTCGAGTCGGCCGCGGTGGCGCATCCGGCGGTGCAGGAGGCGGCCGCTATCGGCGTGCCCGACCCGGTCAAGGGCGAGGCGGTCGTCATCTTCGCCATCCTCCGTCCCGGCTATACCCCGGGAGACGACCTGCGGGAGGAGATCCGCGACGTAGTGACCCAGCGCCTGGGTCGCCCGCTGCGCCCGGCCGACATCCGCTTCGTCAGCGACTTGCCGCGCACGCGCAACGCCAAGATCATGCGCCGCGTGATCCGCGCCAAGTACACCGGCCAGGAGAACCTGGGCGACCTCTCGGCGTTGGAGAACCCGGCCGCGGTCGAGGAGATCGGCCGGGTGGGGTGA
- a CDS encoding nitroreductase family deazaflavin-dependent oxidoreductase, whose amino-acid sequence MTAHEPTFSRKPPTGFLRFFLKQLPRLYRGPLSELFRWRCVMLLTTTGRKSGLPRTTGVSFMPLGDRYVIFSGWGVRSNWYKNLRANPEVIIQVGRRRMRATARLVEDPERRRDLMLMMQQRSAHCGPPRFMRPLLRLTRTFDYDAEIRMAVEQAGKLPVIELFPHGEV is encoded by the coding sequence ATGACCGCACACGAGCCGACATTCTCGCGGAAGCCGCCGACCGGCTTCCTTCGCTTCTTCCTGAAGCAGCTACCGCGGCTGTACCGTGGGCCGCTGTCCGAGTTGTTCCGCTGGCGCTGCGTGATGCTCCTGACCACGACCGGCCGCAAGAGCGGGTTGCCCCGCACCACCGGTGTCAGCTTCATGCCGCTCGGCGACCGCTACGTCATCTTCTCCGGCTGGGGTGTCCGCTCGAACTGGTATAAGAACCTGCGTGCCAACCCGGAGGTCATCATCCAGGTGGGGCGCCGTCGGATGCGGGCCACCGCCCGGCTGGTCGAGGATCCCGAGCGACGCCGGGATTTGATGCTGATGATGCAGCAGCGCTCGGCCCATTGCGGACCGCCCCGCTTCATGCGCCCGCTCCTGCGGCTCACGCGCACCTTCGACTACGATGCGGAGATCCGCATGGCCGTCGAGCAGGCCGGTAAACTCCCAGTCATCGAGTTGTTCCCCCACGGCGAGGTGTGA
- a CDS encoding iron chaperone: MADSRTNAENTAATDAEAQTFTEEERAAMRERAKEQRRSRRASKADGERDVLEKIAEMDEPDRSMAERIHAIIKESAPDLTPRTWYGMPAYAKNGSVVCFFQSAGKFKTRYATLGFNDSANLDDGTMWPTAYALKELTPADEERIRELVKKAVS; this comes from the coding sequence ATGGCCGACTCACGGACGAACGCCGAGAACACCGCCGCGACCGACGCGGAGGCTCAGACGTTCACCGAGGAGGAACGCGCCGCCATGCGGGAGCGCGCCAAGGAGCAACGCCGCAGCAGGCGCGCCAGCAAGGCGGACGGGGAGCGCGACGTGCTCGAGAAGATCGCCGAGATGGACGAACCGGATCGCTCCATGGCCGAGCGGATCCACGCCATCATCAAGGAGAGCGCGCCGGACCTCACGCCGCGAACCTGGTACGGGATGCCGGCATACGCCAAGAACGGCAGCGTCGTCTGCTTCTTCCAGAGCGCGGGCAAGTTCAAGACGCGGTACGCCACCCTCGGCTTCAACGACTCGGCGAACCTCGATGACGGCACCATGTGGCCGACCGCCTACGCACTGAAGGAGTTGACTCCCGCCGACGAGGAGCGAATCCGCGAGCTGGTGAAGAAGGCGGTGAGTTGA